A genomic stretch from Thermoplasma sp. Kam2015 includes:
- a CDS encoding glycoside hydrolase family 15 protein: MVRYTPLGNGRLLVAFDTDYRIVDFYYSKYASENHSSGHPFYFGVSVNGNFHWIDRNSIKHMDYFDHTMVSVINYTQDGVDFENRDMVDIYKDVYIRRVVAENKTGKDVNLKLFFHQNFYIYGNDIGDTAAYFPEYRGIIHYKGGRYFLASTLDESGNFCDQYATGVKDIGELKGTWKDAEDNELSMNPVAIGSVDSVVRHSAVLKPGSKFTMYYFIIAGRNINDIENEYSNVNVQYLQKLLRRTTNYWELWSSKVTPNLDSDTTALYRRSLFVTKSHANDLGAIAASCDSDILKLSHDGYYYVWPRDASVAAYALSISGHSETARRFFALMEDSLSEEGYLYHKYNVDGKIASSWLPHIMNGKSIYPIQEDETALVVWVLWEYFRKYNDIGFTAPYYERLITRAADFMTTFVDSDGLPKPSFDLWEERYGIHAYTVATVYAALKAASNFANVFGDPDLSEKYDNAAERMYQAFDEKFYSEDVGYYARAIIDGKQDFTVDSALSSLVIFGMKDASDPKVVATMQKISEDLWVNGVGGIARYQNDRYMRVKDDPAIPGNPWIITTLWMARYYMRFGDFEKAWNLIQWVKSHRQRSGIFSEQINPYTGEPLSVSPLVWSHAEFIISLIEYSDLMRNRT, from the coding sequence ATGGTCAGATATACACCGCTCGGCAATGGGCGGTTACTCGTGGCTTTTGACACTGATTACAGGATTGTTGATTTTTACTATTCAAAATATGCCTCCGAGAATCACTCTTCCGGTCATCCATTCTATTTTGGCGTTTCAGTGAATGGAAATTTTCACTGGATAGACCGAAATTCAATAAAGCATATGGATTATTTTGATCACACAATGGTTTCCGTCATCAATTACACCCAGGACGGAGTGGATTTTGAAAATAGGGACATGGTTGATATTTATAAGGACGTTTACATCAGACGGGTGGTTGCTGAAAATAAGACTGGAAAGGATGTTAATCTGAAACTTTTCTTCCATCAGAATTTTTACATATATGGAAATGACATAGGAGATACGGCAGCATATTTTCCAGAATACAGGGGTATAATACATTACAAAGGCGGCAGATATTTTCTGGCATCCACGCTTGATGAATCCGGCAACTTCTGCGATCAGTATGCCACAGGAGTCAAAGACATAGGTGAGTTGAAGGGAACATGGAAGGATGCTGAGGACAATGAGCTGTCTATGAATCCCGTTGCCATAGGATCAGTTGATTCCGTGGTCAGGCATTCTGCCGTTTTAAAGCCTGGATCAAAATTCACCATGTATTATTTCATTATAGCTGGCAGAAACATCAACGATATAGAGAACGAATATTCCAATGTTAACGTCCAGTATCTTCAAAAACTTTTACGAAGAACCACCAACTACTGGGAACTCTGGTCTTCGAAGGTTACGCCGAACCTTGACTCAGACACTACCGCTCTCTACAGGAGATCTCTCTTCGTAACGAAGAGCCATGCGAACGATCTCGGTGCAATAGCGGCATCCTGCGACAGCGATATACTGAAGCTTAGCCACGATGGCTATTATTATGTCTGGCCAAGGGATGCCTCCGTGGCAGCCTATGCACTGAGCATCTCAGGCCACAGCGAGACCGCACGCCGCTTCTTTGCTCTCATGGAGGATTCGCTTTCCGAGGAGGGGTATCTTTACCACAAGTACAACGTAGATGGAAAGATAGCCAGCAGTTGGCTTCCTCATATCATGAATGGTAAATCCATATACCCGATTCAGGAGGATGAAACGGCGCTCGTCGTCTGGGTACTGTGGGAGTACTTCAGAAAGTACAATGATATAGGCTTCACAGCGCCGTATTATGAACGGTTGATAACCAGGGCAGCAGACTTTATGACGACATTCGTTGACAGCGATGGCCTGCCCAAACCGTCCTTCGATCTTTGGGAAGAGCGATATGGTATACATGCATATACCGTGGCTACAGTTTATGCCGCTCTGAAGGCAGCATCCAATTTTGCAAATGTCTTCGGAGATCCGGATCTATCAGAAAAATATGATAATGCGGCAGAACGCATGTATCAGGCCTTTGATGAGAAATTCTATTCGGAGGATGTGGGTTACTATGCACGAGCGATCATAGATGGGAAGCAGGATTTCACAGTTGATAGCGCACTTTCATCTCTTGTCATATTCGGTATGAAGGATGCCAGCGATCCCAAGGTCGTCGCCACCATGCAGAAAATATCGGAGGATCTCTGGGTCAACGGTGTTGGAGGCATTGCGAGGTATCAGAACGACAGGTACATGAGGGTAAAGGACGATCCTGCAATTCCGGGAAACCCCTGGATAATAACAACGCTTTGGATGGCAAGATACTACATGAGATTCGGCGACTTCGAAAAGGCGTGGAACCTCATCCAGTGGGTGAAATCACACAGGCAGAGATCTGGTATTTTTTCAGAGCAGATCAATCCGTATACCGGAGAGCCGCTCTCGGTGTCTCCGCTTGTATGGAGCCATGCTGAATTTATAATATCTCTTATTGAATATTCTGACCTTATGAGGAACAGAACATAA
- a CDS encoding NAD-dependent epimerase/dehydratase family protein has translation MDIKGKEILVTGGAGFIGSNLVVRLAKENHVYVVDDLQTGSIRNLSSVYSDIDFVKDRVINLKDYCFDPDYIFHIGLYSSSPMYKENPYLVGDLVKDMISVLELARKKNSMVVYASTSSIYNGVKPPHREDVIPYVTDFYTEARYSTERISELYSKLYNINVSAMRFFSVYGYNERSKKKFANLVSQFMWDMHEGKQPVIYGDGEQRRDFVFVDDVVDALINAAMYNSGFNVYNVGTGKNYSLNDLVKKLNEHLKTNIKAKYVENPMAKTYVHETLADTKKAEEKIKFKAKIGLDEGIDKLIKYYGY, from the coding sequence ATGGATATTAAGGGAAAGGAAATACTGGTGACGGGCGGGGCCGGCTTTATCGGTTCCAATCTAGTTGTAAGACTTGCCAAAGAAAATCATGTATACGTGGTGGATGATCTGCAGACCGGATCAATCCGCAATCTGTCGTCTGTATATAGCGATATTGACTTTGTTAAGGATCGCGTGATAAATCTGAAGGATTACTGCTTCGACCCTGACTACATATTCCATATCGGCCTATATTCATCCTCACCGATGTACAAGGAAAACCCATATCTGGTTGGCGATCTCGTGAAGGACATGATCTCTGTCTTGGAGCTCGCAAGGAAGAAAAATAGCATGGTAGTATATGCTTCGACATCGTCAATATATAACGGTGTGAAGCCGCCGCACAGGGAAGATGTGATACCATATGTTACTGATTTCTATACCGAAGCCAGGTATTCGACCGAACGCATCAGCGAATTATACTCAAAATTGTACAATATAAACGTTTCAGCGATGAGGTTTTTCTCGGTATACGGGTACAATGAGAGATCAAAGAAGAAATTTGCAAATCTAGTATCGCAGTTCATGTGGGATATGCATGAGGGAAAGCAGCCCGTTATATACGGAGATGGTGAGCAGCGCAGGGATTTTGTCTTTGTCGACGACGTTGTGGATGCATTGATAAATGCGGCCATGTACAACAGCGGATTCAACGTGTACAACGTCGGAACTGGAAAGAATTACTCGCTGAACGATCTTGTCAAAAAGCTGAACGAACACCTGAAGACAAACATCAAGGCGAAATACGTTGAGAACCCTATGGCCAAGACCTATGTTCATGAAACTCTTGCGGATACGAAAAAGGCGGAGGAGAAGATAAAATTCAAGGCAAAAATCGGGCTGGATGAGGGGATAGACAAATTGATAAAATATTATGGATACTGA